In Paenibacillus antri, a single window of DNA contains:
- a CDS encoding ornithine--oxo-acid transaminase yields MKASQTIIETTERIGAHNYHPIPVVVERAEGVWVYDPEGNRYMDMLSGYSALNQGHRHPKIIQALKDQADKVTLTSRAFYNEPMARFYERLSAFTGKSTILPMNTGAEAVETALKAARRWAYDVKKVPDDQAEIIVASGNFHGRTITVTSFSSDPAYRRGFGPFTPGFRIVPYGDLEALRSAVTANTAAFLVEPIQGEAGIVIPPEGYLRDAASLCKAQNVLLLADEIQTGFGRTGRKFACDWEGVTPDMYIMGKALGAGVLPVSAVAADAGVLGVFDPGSHGSTFGGNPLACAVAVAALDVIEEERLVERSATLGDNFLKRLRTLKHPDIREARGRGLLIALEMKSQARPYCEALKELGLLCKETHENVIRFAPPLTATPEELDWAFERIEQALSATS; encoded by the coding sequence TTGAAGGCGTCGCAAACGATCATCGAGACGACCGAGCGGATCGGGGCGCACAATTATCACCCGATACCGGTAGTGGTCGAGCGCGCGGAAGGCGTGTGGGTATACGATCCGGAAGGCAACCGGTACATGGATATGCTCAGCGGCTACTCCGCGCTCAATCAAGGACATCGTCACCCGAAAATCATTCAAGCGTTGAAGGACCAGGCCGACAAGGTGACGCTCACGTCGCGCGCGTTTTATAACGAACCGATGGCCCGGTTTTACGAGCGGCTGTCGGCGTTCACCGGCAAGTCGACGATCCTGCCGATGAATACCGGTGCGGAAGCGGTGGAGACCGCGCTGAAGGCGGCGCGGCGATGGGCGTACGACGTGAAGAAGGTGCCGGACGACCAAGCCGAAATCATCGTCGCGAGCGGCAACTTCCACGGGCGGACGATCACCGTGACGTCGTTCTCCTCCGACCCGGCGTACCGCCGCGGCTTCGGCCCGTTCACGCCGGGCTTCCGCATTGTCCCCTACGGCGATCTCGAGGCGCTGCGAAGCGCCGTGACGGCGAACACGGCCGCGTTCCTCGTCGAGCCGATTCAAGGCGAAGCGGGCATCGTCATCCCGCCGGAGGGCTATCTTCGCGACGCCGCGAGCCTCTGCAAAGCGCAGAACGTCCTGCTGCTCGCGGACGAAATTCAAACCGGCTTCGGCCGTACCGGCCGCAAATTCGCATGCGATTGGGAAGGCGTGACGCCGGACATGTACATCATGGGCAAGGCGCTCGGCGCGGGCGTCCTGCCCGTGTCGGCGGTCGCGGCCGACGCCGGCGTTCTCGGCGTCTTCGACCCGGGCTCGCACGGCTCTACGTTCGGCGGTAATCCGCTCGCCTGCGCGGTCGCCGTCGCGGCGCTCGACGTCATCGAGGAGGAGCGTCTCGTCGAGAGGTCCGCGACGCTGGGCGACAATTTCCTGAAGCGGCTTCGCACGTTGAAGCATCCCGACATCCGCGAGGCGCGAGGCCGGGGCCTCCTTATCGCGCTCGAGATGAAGTCGCAGGCAAGACCGTATTGCGAGGCGCTCAAGGAGCTTGGCTTGCTGTGCAAGGAGACGCACGAGAACGTCATCCGCTTCGCGCCTCCGCTCACCGCGACGCCCGAAGAGCTGGACTGGGCGTTCGAACGGATCGAGCAAGCGTTGTCCGCAACGTCCTAA
- the pruA gene encoding L-glutamate gamma-semialdehyde dehydrogenase has translation MIPYTPEPFTDFSNPKEAQGFEEALAKVRSELGLQVPLVIGGQRIATEQTSASINPSRYGETVGVVAKADRTHAEQAIQAAHYAYKVWSRVSPEARATVLFKTAAILRRRKHEFSAWLTVEAGKVRAEADADTAEAIDFMEYYGRQMIALAKKSDDLLVPMPGEHNRLEYIPLGVGIVIPPWNFPLAIMVGMTVASIVAGNTVVLKPASTTPVIAYKFYEMLEDAGLPPGVINFVPGSGAEIGDFLVTHKLTRFIAFTGSRDVGLRIHELSAKQSEGQIWLKRYIGEMGGKDSIVVDRDADLEAAAQAIVASAFGFSGQKCSACSRAIVHQDVYDEVLRRTVELTRPLKVGDAADHGNYTGPVVDRSAYEKILEYVEIGKGEGRLLTGGGTPEADRGYFIEPTIFADVEPNARLMQEEIFGPVLAFSKATDFDHALEIANNTEYGLTGSVFTRNRAHIERARQEFHVGNLYFNRKCTGAIVGVHPFGGFNLSGTDSKAGGPDYLLQFAQLKLSSERL, from the coding sequence ATGATTCCATACACGCCGGAGCCGTTCACGGATTTCTCGAACCCGAAGGAAGCGCAGGGCTTCGAAGAGGCGCTCGCGAAGGTGCGAAGCGAGCTAGGTCTCCAGGTGCCGCTCGTCATCGGCGGACAGCGCATCGCCACGGAGCAGACGAGCGCGTCGATCAATCCGTCCCGTTACGGCGAAACGGTCGGCGTCGTCGCGAAGGCGGACCGGACGCACGCGGAACAGGCGATCCAAGCCGCGCACTACGCGTACAAGGTCTGGTCTCGGGTATCGCCGGAGGCGCGCGCGACGGTCCTGTTCAAGACGGCGGCCATTCTGCGGCGGCGCAAGCATGAATTCAGCGCTTGGCTCACCGTCGAGGCCGGCAAGGTGCGAGCCGAGGCGGACGCGGATACGGCGGAAGCGATCGACTTTATGGAATATTACGGACGGCAGATGATCGCGCTCGCGAAGAAGTCCGACGACTTGCTCGTGCCGATGCCGGGCGAGCATAACCGCCTCGAATACATCCCGCTCGGCGTCGGCATCGTCATCCCGCCGTGGAACTTCCCGCTTGCGATCATGGTCGGCATGACCGTCGCGTCGATCGTCGCCGGCAATACCGTCGTCTTGAAGCCGGCGAGCACGACGCCGGTCATCGCGTACAAGTTTTACGAGATGCTGGAGGATGCGGGACTGCCGCCGGGCGTCATCAACTTCGTGCCGGGCAGCGGCGCGGAAATCGGCGATTTTCTCGTAACGCATAAGCTGACGCGGTTCATTGCGTTCACCGGCTCGAGAGACGTGGGTCTCCGAATCCACGAGCTGTCCGCGAAGCAAAGCGAAGGCCAGATTTGGCTGAAGCGGTATATCGGCGAGATGGGCGGCAAGGATTCGATCGTCGTCGACCGCGATGCGGATCTCGAGGCGGCCGCGCAGGCGATCGTCGCTTCGGCGTTCGGCTTCTCGGGGCAGAAGTGCTCCGCGTGCTCCCGCGCGATCGTGCATCAAGACGTCTACGACGAAGTGCTCCGACGAACCGTCGAACTGACGCGTCCGCTGAAGGTCGGCGACGCCGCCGACCACGGGAACTACACGGGACCGGTCGTCGACCGATCGGCGTACGAGAAAATTCTGGAATACGTCGAAATCGGAAAAGGGGAAGGCCGTCTCCTGACCGGCGGCGGAACGCCCGAAGCGGATCGCGGCTACTTCATCGAGCCGACGATCTTCGCCGACGTCGAGCCGAACGCGCGGCTGATGCAGGAAGAAATTTTCGGCCCCGTGCTTGCGTTCTCGAAGGCGACCGACTTCGATCATGCGCTCGAAATCGCGAACAATACGGAATACGGGCTGACCGGCTCCGTGTTCACTCGGAATCGCGCGCACATCGAACGGGCGCGGCAGGAGTTCCACGTCGGAAATTTATATTTCAATCGTAAATGTACGGGCGCCATCGTCGGCGTACATCCGTTCGGCGGCTTTAACCTGTCGGGCACCGACTCGAAGGCGGGAGGACCGGACTACTTGCTGCAATTCGCGCAGCTGAAGCTCAGCTCGGAGAGACTGTAA
- a CDS encoding proline dehydrogenase family protein, producing MSWDSFMRGAVLTVAGNAGIRTFFQKYGMRLGVARFVAAEQLEETLEAVERLNKQGLLVTLDYLGESVSEQALAEEAAEQTVRVLRAIYERKLNSNVSVKLTQLGLQIDPALCETLMTRILNEAERTRNFVRIDMEDSPVTQVTIDLFRKLLSRYGRKRVGLVLQAYLYRTEEDRRRLGALGANLRIVKGAYKEPKEIAYPEKKDVDENYVRLVEAHMSQGCYTAVATHDERIIEKTIRFVQERGIDRERFEFQMLYGISTSLQLRLAQEGYRVRVYTPFGEAWYPYFTRRIAERPANLWFVMKGMFRS from the coding sequence ATGTCGTGGGATTCGTTCATGCGCGGCGCGGTACTCACGGTGGCGGGGAACGCGGGGATTCGGACGTTCTTCCAGAAGTACGGCATGCGGCTCGGGGTCGCCCGGTTCGTCGCGGCGGAGCAGCTGGAGGAGACGCTGGAGGCGGTGGAGCGACTCAATAAGCAAGGGCTCTTGGTCACGCTCGATTACTTGGGCGAGAGCGTAAGCGAGCAAGCGCTGGCGGAGGAGGCGGCCGAGCAAACCGTCCGCGTCCTGCGAGCGATCTACGAACGGAAGCTGAACTCGAACGTGTCGGTGAAGCTGACCCAGCTCGGATTGCAGATCGATCCGGCGCTGTGCGAGACGCTGATGACGCGCATCTTGAACGAAGCCGAACGAACGAGAAATTTCGTGCGCATCGACATGGAGGACTCGCCCGTCACGCAGGTCACGATCGACTTGTTCCGCAAGCTCCTCTCGCGGTACGGCCGGAAACGGGTCGGACTCGTGCTGCAGGCATACTTGTACCGAACGGAGGAGGACCGTCGCCGGCTCGGCGCGCTCGGGGCGAACCTGCGCATCGTGAAAGGGGCGTATAAGGAGCCTAAGGAAATCGCCTATCCGGAAAAGAAAGACGTCGACGAAAACTACGTTCGCCTCGTGGAAGCGCATATGAGTCAAGGCTGCTATACGGCCGTAGCCACGCACGACGAGCGGATCATCGAGAAGACGATCCGTTTCGTCCAAGAACGAGGCATCGATCGGGAGCGATTCGAGTTCCAAATGCTGTACGGCATCTCGACGTCCTTGCAGCTTAGGTTGGCGCAGGAAGGGTACCGGGTTCGCGTGTACACCCCGTTCGGGGAGGCGTGGTATCCGTACTTTACGCGCCGCATCGCGGAGCGTCCCGCGAATTTATGGTTCGTAATGAAAGGGATGTTCCGCTCGTGA
- the rocF gene encoding arginase, whose translation MVAKTKDISLIGVPIDLGADRRGVDMGPSALRVAAIESRLASLGYTVHDEGDLVVRRPSGYGAFGPKLKFLEEIGAVCDELHRNVSSAMERGRFPLVLGGDHSLAFGSISGVLQHKRSVGVIWFDAHADLNTDETSPSGNIHGMSLALALGIGHPKLTAIGGVDKKIDPSKVVIVGARSIDPGERKLIRELGIKVFSMHDIDRLGMTRVMEETIDIVRDGTDGVHLSLDLDGLDPEEAPGVGTPVIGGMTYREGHLAMELLSEAGCVVSMDIVEVNPILDHRNKTALVAVELAASLLGERIL comes from the coding sequence TTGGTGGCGAAAACGAAAGACATCTCCTTGATCGGCGTCCCGATCGATCTGGGCGCGGATCGCCGCGGCGTCGATATGGGCCCGAGCGCGCTGCGGGTCGCGGCCATCGAATCGCGCCTCGCGTCGCTCGGCTATACCGTGCACGACGAAGGCGATTTGGTCGTTCGGAGGCCGAGCGGGTACGGCGCGTTCGGTCCGAAGCTGAAGTTTCTGGAGGAAATCGGCGCCGTCTGCGACGAGCTGCATCGGAACGTCTCGTCCGCGATGGAGCGCGGGCGGTTCCCGCTCGTGCTTGGAGGCGACCATAGTCTCGCTTTCGGATCGATTTCGGGGGTGCTGCAGCATAAGCGGAGCGTCGGCGTCATTTGGTTCGACGCGCATGCCGACTTGAATACCGACGAGACGTCGCCGTCCGGCAACATTCACGGCATGTCGCTCGCGCTGGCGCTCGGCATCGGGCATCCGAAGCTGACGGCGATCGGAGGCGTCGACAAGAAGATCGACCCGTCGAAGGTCGTGATCGTCGGCGCGCGGTCCATCGACCCGGGCGAGAGGAAGCTCATTAGGGAGCTGGGGATCAAGGTGTTCTCGATGCACGACATCGATCGACTCGGCATGACGCGAGTGATGGAGGAGACGATCGACATCGTCCGGGACGGCACCGACGGCGTGCATCTCAGCCTCGATCTGGACGGACTCGATCCGGAGGAGGCGCCCGGCGTCGGAACGCCGGTTATCGGAGGGATGACGTACCGCGAAGGGCATCTGGCGATGGAGCTGTTATCGGAGGCGGGCTGCGTCGTCAGCATGGATATCGTCGAGGTGAACCCGATTCTGGATCATCGGAATAAGACCGCGCTCGTCGCGGTGGAACTCGCCGCGTCGCTGCTCGGCGAGCGGATATTATAA
- a CDS encoding SGNH/GDSL hydrolase family protein: MTKPIKMTAVGDSLTFGTGAPAEKGFVWVLQDLWRSMQPLDVAHRNYGVVGATTAETLERLLTNGELRRAVASADVVTLTAGGNDLIRAAMRMYIQGETRSMKPGMRAFAFAYKDLLGELVAVHRTMERDARIVVTDCYNPFPQVRDAVLWINFVNRCIYRNAASYGGKVLVARSYDAFLGREAHLFADDGVHPNERGHRILAECVAEALSPFLEGLR, from the coding sequence ATGACGAAACCGATCAAGATGACCGCCGTCGGAGACTCGCTGACGTTCGGCACCGGAGCGCCGGCAGAGAAAGGCTTCGTCTGGGTCTTGCAAGACTTATGGCGTTCGATGCAGCCGCTTGACGTCGCGCACCGGAATTACGGCGTCGTCGGGGCGACGACGGCGGAGACGCTCGAGCGGCTGCTTACGAACGGTGAGCTGCGACGCGCGGTCGCGTCGGCCGACGTCGTCACGTTGACGGCCGGAGGGAACGACCTGATCCGGGCGGCCATGCGGATGTACATTCAAGGCGAAACCCGGTCGATGAAGCCGGGGATGCGCGCGTTCGCTTTCGCCTATAAGGATCTCCTCGGCGAGCTCGTCGCGGTGCACCGTACGATGGAGCGGGACGCCCGCATCGTCGTGACGGATTGCTATAACCCGTTCCCGCAGGTGCGCGACGCCGTCCTGTGGATCAACTTCGTCAACCGCTGCATCTATCGCAACGCGGCTTCCTACGGCGGCAAGGTGCTCGTGGCGCGGTCGTACGACGCGTTCCTCGGACGCGAGGCTCATCTGTTCGCCGACGACGGCGTCCACCCGAACGAGCGGGGCCATCGAATTCTCGCGGAATGCGTCGCGGAGGCGCTGTCGCCGTTCCTAGAGGGCTTGCGGTAG
- the ytxJ gene encoding bacillithiol system redox-active protein YtxJ, translated as MTTYREITTEAEWAAAFEASADKPVLVLKHSTRCPVSSAALEEYEEYLKDKPAEGVDYVLVKVIEARPVSNKIAEDLAVKHESPQMILVKDKSKYWATSHWSVTKKHMQAVLD; from the coding sequence ATGACGACATATCGCGAAATTACGACGGAAGCGGAATGGGCGGCGGCGTTCGAGGCGTCGGCGGACAAGCCGGTTCTCGTGCTGAAGCATAGCACGCGTTGCCCGGTGAGCAGCGCGGCGCTGGAGGAATACGAGGAGTACTTGAAGGACAAGCCGGCGGAGGGCGTCGACTACGTGCTGGTGAAGGTGATCGAGGCGCGACCGGTCTCGAACAAGATCGCGGAGGATCTCGCGGTGAAGCACGAGTCGCCGCAGATGATCTTGGTGAAGGACAAGTCGAAGTACTGGGCGACGTCCCACTGGTCCGTAACGAAGAAGCATATGCAAGCGGTGCTCGACTAA
- a CDS encoding metallophosphoesterase, producing the protein MSAPLRIGVVSDTHMFSRGAKLPNLLVEGLRGVDLLLHAGDFTDPAVVPLLEAVAPLEAVAGNNDGIDIVRRFGFRKIVEAGGRRIGLVHGHDGPGRSTEAKAAISFRDDPVDIVVFGHSHVPYYEMSPDGVLLFNPGSPTDKRRQPRYSYGLIEIGERIEAAHRYYDDKA; encoded by the coding sequence ATGAGCGCGCCGTTACGGATCGGGGTCGTCTCCGACACCCATATGTTTTCCCGCGGCGCGAAGCTTCCGAATCTTCTCGTCGAAGGCCTGCGCGGCGTCGACTTGCTGCTTCACGCCGGCGACTTCACCGACCCGGCGGTCGTGCCGCTGCTCGAGGCGGTCGCGCCGCTGGAAGCGGTCGCGGGCAACAACGACGGCATAGACATCGTGCGCCGCTTCGGGTTTCGCAAAATCGTGGAAGCGGGCGGGCGCCGGATCGGCCTCGTTCACGGCCACGACGGACCCGGCCGATCGACGGAAGCCAAGGCGGCGATCAGCTTTCGGGACGACCCCGTCGACATCGTCGTATTCGGCCATTCGCATGTGCCGTATTACGAGATGTCGCCGGACGGGGTGCTGCTGTTCAACCCCGGCTCGCCGACGGACAAGCGGCGGCAGCCGCGGTATTCGTACGGACTGATCGAAATCGGGGAGCGGATCGAAGCGGCGCATCGGTATTACGACGACAAAGCATGA
- a CDS encoding uracil-DNA glycosylase yields MTESNRINCMKCRHYYVTWEPQYPRGCRAYGFKTRQMPSVTVLSSSGRPCLQYEEKFVQPPAKK; encoded by the coding sequence ATGACCGAATCGAACCGAATCAACTGCATGAAGTGCCGCCATTATTACGTGACCTGGGAGCCGCAGTACCCGCGAGGCTGCAGAGCCTACGGCTTCAAGACGAGACAGATGCCCAGCGTCACGGTGTTATCGTCTTCCGGGCGGCCTTGCTTGCAATACGAAGAGAAATTCGTCCAGCCCCCGGCGAAAAAGTAA
- a CDS encoding thymidylate synthase, whose amino-acid sequence MSASENEYLSLLKHLLERGDRKGDRTGTGTISSFGYQMRFDLNEGFPLLTTKRVSFKLIASELLWFIKGDTNIRYLLQHKNNIWNEWAFKKWVESEEYAGPDMTDFGLRAPRDEAFNALYQAEMESFKRRVLEDDGFAAKYGDLGNVYGKQWRRWETSRGETIDQLKNVIEEIKRNPDSRRLIVSSWSPEDVAPQRAALPPCHTLYQFYVADGKLSCQLYQRSGDTFLGIPFNIASYALLTHLVAKECGLAVGDFVHTIGDAHIYMNHLDQIAIQLEREPRPLPTLRLNPEARSVFDFDMDDLELIGYDPHPAIKAPVAV is encoded by the coding sequence ATGAGCGCCAGCGAAAACGAATATCTATCTCTACTGAAACATCTTCTCGAGAGAGGCGATCGGAAGGGAGACCGGACGGGCACGGGCACGATCTCTTCGTTCGGGTACCAGATGCGGTTCGATCTGAACGAAGGCTTTCCGCTCCTGACGACGAAGCGCGTCTCCTTCAAGCTGATCGCCAGCGAGCTGCTCTGGTTCATTAAAGGCGACACGAACATCCGTTATTTGCTGCAGCATAAGAACAATATTTGGAACGAGTGGGCGTTCAAGAAGTGGGTCGAGAGCGAGGAATACGCGGGTCCGGACATGACGGATTTCGGTCTGCGCGCCCCCCGCGACGAAGCGTTCAACGCGCTGTATCAGGCCGAGATGGAGTCGTTCAAGCGGCGGGTGCTCGAGGACGACGGCTTCGCGGCGAAATACGGCGATCTCGGCAACGTGTACGGGAAGCAATGGCGCCGGTGGGAGACGTCGCGGGGCGAGACGATCGATCAGTTGAAGAACGTGATCGAGGAAATCAAGCGCAATCCCGATTCGCGCCGCCTGATCGTGTCCAGCTGGTCGCCGGAGGACGTCGCCCCGCAGCGGGCCGCGCTTCCGCCTTGCCATACGCTGTATCAATTTTACGTCGCCGACGGGAAGCTGTCCTGCCAGCTGTACCAGCGAAGCGGGGATACGTTCCTAGGCATCCCGTTCAACATTGCGAGCTACGCGCTGTTGACGCATCTCGTCGCGAAGGAATGCGGCCTCGCCGTCGGCGACTTCGTGCATACGATCGGGGATGCGCATATTTACATGAATCATCTCGATCAAATCGCGATTCAACTCGAACGCGAGCCGAGGCCGCTGCCGACGCTGCGGCTGAACCCCGAAGCGCGCTCCGTGTTCGACTTCGACATGGACGACCTCGAGCTGATCGGCTACGACCCGCACCCGGCGATTAAAGCGCCTGTAGCGGTGTAA
- a CDS encoding dihydrofolate reductase, translating to MAVEIALVAAMDEHRIIGRDNKLLWRLPEDMKFFRKITKGNPLVMGRKTYESIGRPLPGRRNIVLTRDPNFSAEGVETADSVQAALAMTADASRLCVIGGGAVYEAFLPIANAMYVTRIEHVWDGDTAFPAWNDEEWNVVWEQPGPMNTANPYAYRFLEYRRK from the coding sequence ATGGCGGTGGAAATCGCGCTCGTCGCGGCGATGGACGAGCACCGGATCATCGGACGGGACAATAAGCTGCTCTGGCGCTTGCCGGAGGATATGAAGTTCTTCCGGAAAATCACGAAGGGTAACCCGCTCGTTATGGGCAGGAAGACATACGAATCGATCGGACGGCCGCTCCCGGGGCGCCGGAACATCGTGCTGACGCGGGATCCGAACTTCTCCGCCGAAGGCGTCGAGACGGCCGATTCGGTCCAAGCGGCGCTCGCGATGACGGCGGACGCGAGCCGGTTGTGCGTCATCGGCGGAGGCGCCGTCTACGAAGCGTTCCTGCCGATCGCGAACGCGATGTATGTGACGCGGATCGAACACGTCTGGGACGGCGATACCGCCTTCCCGGCGTGGAACGACGAGGAGTGGAACGTCGTCTGGGAGCAACCGGGGCCGATGAATACGGCCAATCCGTACGCATATCGGTTTCTCGAATATCGCAGGAAATAA
- a CDS encoding glucose 1-dehydrogenase: MYPVYTYIGKETKCEEAPIAFPPQHQPRQPGFEAAMAPRPIAENPYYTPSGKLRGKTAIITGGDSGIGRAVAYAFAKEGANVVIVYLDEHEDAEETARRVREIGGGCLAIAGDVRRSAFAAEVAQRTLQTFGAIDVLINNAAYQPYQPTILTLSDEQLEATFRTNMFAYFYFARAVVPYMKRGSAIVNTASVVAYNGNKELLDYSATKGANVSFTRSLALQLAEYGIRVNAVAPGPVWTPLTAATFPANAMKQFGTDTPMRRAAQPYELAPAYVFLASDDASYVTGQTLHVNGGMMSGS; this comes from the coding sequence ATGTATCCGGTATATACGTACATCGGGAAAGAAACGAAATGCGAGGAAGCGCCGATCGCGTTCCCGCCGCAGCATCAGCCGCGGCAGCCCGGCTTCGAAGCCGCGATGGCGCCGCGTCCGATCGCGGAGAACCCGTATTATACGCCGTCGGGGAAGCTGCGCGGCAAGACCGCGATCATCACGGGGGGAGATTCCGGCATCGGCCGCGCGGTCGCTTACGCGTTCGCGAAGGAAGGGGCGAACGTCGTCATCGTCTACCTCGACGAGCACGAAGACGCCGAGGAGACGGCGCGCCGGGTGCGCGAGATCGGCGGCGGTTGTCTCGCGATCGCCGGCGACGTCCGACGTTCCGCGTTCGCGGCGGAGGTCGCGCAGCGGACGCTGCAGACGTTCGGCGCGATCGACGTCTTGATCAATAACGCCGCGTACCAGCCGTATCAACCGACGATTCTCACGCTCAGCGACGAACAGCTGGAGGCGACGTTCCGGACGAATATGTTCGCCTACTTTTACTTCGCGCGGGCCGTCGTCCCGTACATGAAGCGCGGCAGCGCGATCGTCAATACGGCGTCGGTCGTCGCATACAACGGCAACAAGGAACTGCTCGATTACTCCGCGACGAAGGGGGCGAACGTCTCCTTCACCCGCTCGCTCGCGCTGCAGCTGGCGGAGTACGGCATCCGCGTGAACGCGGTGGCGCCGGGGCCCGTTTGGACGCCGCTCACCGCCGCGACGTTCCCCGCGAACGCGATGAAGCAATTCGGCACCGATACGCCGATGCGCCGGGCCGCGCAGCCGTACGAACTCGCGCCGGCTTACGTGTTTTTGGCGTCCGACGACGCGAGCTACGTCACCGGGCAGACGCTGCACGTGAACGGCGGCATGATGAGCGGATCATAA
- the ehuB gene encoding ectoine/hydroxyectoine ABC transporter substrate-binding protein EhuB translates to MGKGKKWIGLLLSAALITVTAACSQTTGAGETSTLERAKAEGKIVIGFANENPYAYETADGTLTGEAVEVAKAVFAELGIDEVEGKLVDFGSLISGLQAQQFDAITAGMFVNPDRCAQVAFADPEYRVGEALGVKPGNPKNLRSYEDIAADKSAKVGVMVGAIEIEYLKTAGVADDQIEILNDQPAVVAALNAGTIDAVTMTGPSLQAFIDSGQATELERVADFKQPVVDGEEVWGYGATAFRLGDEAFAEAFNAELKKLKDSGRLLEIIGEFGFTEAELPGEMTAAQLCGE, encoded by the coding sequence GTGGGAAAAGGGAAAAAGTGGATCGGGTTGTTGTTGAGCGCGGCGTTGATTACGGTGACGGCGGCGTGCAGCCAGACGACCGGCGCCGGCGAGACGTCTACGCTGGAACGAGCGAAGGCGGAGGGGAAAATCGTCATCGGCTTCGCGAACGAAAATCCGTACGCCTACGAGACGGCGGACGGCACGTTGACGGGCGAAGCGGTCGAGGTCGCCAAGGCGGTGTTCGCGGAGCTGGGAATCGACGAAGTGGAAGGCAAGCTGGTCGACTTCGGTTCGCTCATTTCGGGGTTGCAAGCGCAGCAATTCGACGCGATTACGGCGGGCATGTTCGTGAACCCGGACCGATGCGCCCAAGTGGCGTTCGCGGACCCGGAATACCGCGTCGGCGAGGCGCTCGGCGTCAAACCGGGAAATCCCAAAAACTTGCGCAGCTACGAGGATATCGCCGCCGACAAGAGCGCGAAGGTCGGCGTCATGGTCGGCGCGATCGAGATCGAATACTTGAAGACCGCCGGCGTCGCGGACGACCAGATCGAGATCCTGAACGATCAGCCGGCCGTCGTCGCGGCTTTGAACGCGGGGACGATCGATGCGGTCACGATGACGGGACCGTCGCTGCAGGCGTTCATCGACTCCGGCCAAGCGACGGAGCTCGAGCGGGTGGCCGATTTCAAACAGCCGGTCGTGGACGGCGAGGAAGTGTGGGGCTACGGCGCGACGGCGTTCCGTCTTGGCGACGAGGCGTTCGCGGAAGCGTTCAATGCGGAGCTGAAGAAGCTGAAGGACAGCGGCCGCTTGCTCGAAATCATCGGCGAGTTCGGATTCACGGAAGCCGAGCTGCCGGGCGAGATGACGGCGGCGCAGCTCTGCGGGGAATAA
- the ehuC gene encoding ectoine/hydroxyectoine ABC transporter permease subunit EhuC: MPAPFDLLPLFGKGILVTLQLAAASAALAFVVSFVAGLSRLSKLRVLRWVTAGYVETFRGSSLLVQMFWFMYAFSILFEMRSMPPFLAGALAIGLNYGAYGSEIVRSAVKAVPKGQTEASVALNFTAFQRMRLVILPQAFRMMLPSFGNLLIELLKATSLASLITIGDMTYRANVINNTLYRTEEIYLILLLLYFVIAYPLLRLTRWYERNASAGRS; this comes from the coding sequence ATGCCGGCGCCATTCGATCTGCTTCCCTTATTCGGGAAGGGCATCCTCGTCACGCTGCAGCTCGCGGCCGCTTCGGCGGCGCTGGCGTTCGTCGTCTCGTTCGTCGCGGGGTTGAGCCGACTTTCGAAGCTGCGAGTTCTGCGCTGGGTAACGGCGGGGTACGTGGAGACGTTCCGAGGCTCCTCGCTGCTGGTGCAGATGTTCTGGTTCATGTACGCCTTCTCGATTTTGTTCGAGATGCGGAGCATGCCGCCGTTCCTCGCCGGAGCGCTCGCGATCGGTCTCAACTACGGCGCGTACGGCTCGGAGATCGTCCGAAGCGCGGTGAAGGCGGTGCCGAAGGGACAGACGGAGGCGTCGGTCGCGCTCAACTTCACGGCGTTCCAGCGGATGAGGCTCGTGATCCTGCCGCAGGCGTTCCGGATGATGCTCCCGTCCTTCGGCAATTTGCTTATCGAGCTGCTCAAGGCGACGTCCCTCGCTTCGCTCATTACGATCGGCGACATGACGTATCGGGCGAACGTCATCAATAACACGTTATACCGAACGGAAGAAATTTACTTGATTCTGCTGCTTTTGTACTTTGTCATCGCGTATCCGCTGCTGCGTCTGACCCGGTGGTACGAACGGAACGCGTCGGCGGGGAGGTCGTAG